A window of Thermoproteales archaeon genomic DNA:
TCCATAGTTTAAATCAGCCAATATTTTTAGGTTCGTATTTATTATTGGGTCTGCATCAATATAGTTTATAAGCGATGCAACGTAAATATCGTGTATATACTCCGCATACGTGACCCACCCTATTCTTTCTGGGCGCGTTCTTATTATTTTTTCACGTCTTAATCTTTCTCTCATATTGTCTAGTCTGTCCGCAGAATATTCGATTCCTTGAAAATCAAATATTTTAAAATTTATGTAATTTTCCTCCACGTTTGAAACAGTGAATTGCACACCAGCTTTAGCTCCGAATCTTTTAATGGCAAACACTAGCTCTGGCGTCGTCGTTGCGTGAAAATCTATAACTGTAGCACCTGTAGACATCAATCCTGCCGTGAAAGCTCTTTTTATCATACGGGATGGGGGATAGTAATCACGTGCAGTAACAATAATAGATCTTTCTCCAAGCATTGTTCCTAGCACAGCTCCAAGCTCAGCGGCGATTTCGGGTGTAAGCTCGGTATTCACGTATCCTCCTATTCTCCCCCTAGATAATCGAAGACTTGGCAATATAATCACCTAGAGATTGTTGTATCAATTATATTCACATATATAAAAGTTTTTGCAAACTAATATATAACCATTAAGAAATCAATCTAGTCGACGCGGATTTCACTATTTCCTCACTTAAAATTTTGAACATCGGCTTTATTTTTATGTTTTTCAAAGTAACGCCGCTATCTATAAAGGCAGAATCTCCTATAGTAGATTCTTGAATTAGAACGTTCGCTCCTATAGTTACGTTATCAGCTATAATACTCGAAAGTATCTTGCATCCATCTCCGATAATAACGTTTTTCCAAAGAACACTTTCCCTAATTATAGCTTCACGCTTTACTTCACAACCCTCGCCCATTACAGTATAAGGTCCGATCACAGCATTTTCCCCTATAGTAACGTTGTCCGCTAAGGCCACAGGAGGAACAATTTTTGCGTTTTCTCCGATTTCAATGTTCTCTCCAATCCATATACCACGTATGTATAATCCCTTAGGCTTTAAAGGAGTAGCTACACCAGAGACTACATCAATGTTAGCTTGCAAATACTTTGATGAATTACCTACATCTTTCCAATAGGCCTCACCCATTATCCAACCATATATTTCATAGCCATTTTCTAACAAAAAGGGAAATACATGCTTACCCCAATCCATTAAATGCTTGTTTTCGCTAATTATATCTAGGATTTCTTCACAGAAAACATAGACCCCTGTATTAACCAAATTACCATAAAGAAATTTTAAATGAGACTTATTATATGCCAAGCTTATCATGTAAAGTTCATAACTTATTGGTTTTTCGAGAAAAAGAACTATTCTATCATTTTTATCAATTAAGGTAACGCCATATTCTAGAGGATTTTCGTATTCTTTTAAAGCAACGGTTGCTATTCCTCCCTTTTTCTCGTGAAAACTTATTAATTTAGAAAGGTCCATATTACTTATTATATCACCCATAGAAACTATAAAATCTCCTTCTATCTCATTTCTAGCTTTACGGACTGCGTCTGCGGTATCTAAAGAATTTAAGTTTAAAACTTTGATCTCTACATTGTTGGAGAAATCTAAGTTAGTAAGAAAATCCACTATTTGATCTCCTAGATAATTAGCCAATACGAGAATCTTATCAATTTTATATCTGAGAAAAGATTCCAATATATATTCTAATATGGGCTTATTTCCTACAGGAACTAAAGGTTTAGGCTTTAAATATGTGAGAGGCCTAAGTCTTGTACCTTTTCCTCCAGCGAGAATAACTCCTGTAACCATAAAACCACTAATTATTTAAAAATAACACTGTCCGATATATTTACCGACCTGTTTTAAATTTTATTATCATTTAATTTCTAATCTAAGCTTCATTATGCTAGATCCAAAATCATTTATTCTCCACGCCGCAATATCAGGTTTGGTACCTGATTTGTAGGACACTATAATCCACACCTCTTCTGGGCATTCAAGCATTCTATGTCTATCCGGAAGAGAAGGTATAGGAGAACCCTTTATATGGCTATGGAAAAGGCCTATATATTCTAGCTTTCTTTCTTTTGCCT
This region includes:
- a CDS encoding NDP-sugar synthase, which produces MVTGVILAGGKGTRLRPLTYLKPKPLVPVGNKPILEYILESFLRYKIDKILVLANYLGDQIVDFLTNLDFSNNVEIKVLNLNSLDTADAVRKARNEIEGDFIVSMGDIISNMDLSKLISFHEKKGGIATVALKEYENPLEYGVTLIDKNDRIVLFLEKPISYELYMISLAYNKSHLKFLYGNLVNTGVYVFCEEILDIISENKHLMDWGKHVFPFLLENGYEIYGWIMGEAYWKDVGNSSKYLQANIDVVSGVATPLKPKGLYIRGIWIGENIEIGENAKIVPPVALADNVTIGENAVIGPYTVMGEGCEVKREAIIRESVLWKNVIIGDGCKILSSIIADNVTIGANVLIQESTIGDSAFIDSGVTLKNIKIKPMFKILSEEIVKSASTRLIS